The nucleotide sequence attttgttttattagtcattataaaactataagttaatgttttatgtttagaatgcataagactttagactaatgcataatattgtgttatttgtattgatttaaatatttggtattattagacaatattagtattgattgtgattttgctttagtattgattgtggttatgctttaattttaaagaagggttggttcttgttatatttttttaagtgaattttaccatgttaaataatagttggagtcttggaaatttagatatttttacatgctagcttataaaaaggtatcaacgtaatgtaatgttaacggcccggttttcacccggtataattgtgacccgaaagtgtattggtttcatcgggtctagggtagggttcgggtctaataaataaacccgatgtatatttcgggtcgagtctgggtcacatcaaacccggcttcacccggcccatgtgcacccctaattATACCATGAAAGAATGCTACACGAGTGTAAGTAGTATATAGCTCAAATTATTTAAAAAGTTCTGTTGCAAATTAAATATCCTATAATAATGTAGAATAATATAGAAAAATTTAGAAGTGGATAATTTAATCTTGAtcattgatttgatttaattataaGCCATTATTCAAGAATAAATGGCTATATAAAATATTGTGCTGCCCTTAACATTCTTACTAAATAACAAAAATGTTAATTAACTAACAAATTAGTTATTACATATTTGTATAtgaatatatatattgtttatctcATTTTTAATATGTATGTTATATTTCAATATATTGTATATAGATAACTGATTTGGTAGCTGATTTTTAAGTATACAGTTGATTTTATCAGCAAATATGTACTATAGAATATAGATATACATCATTTGTCGTCCATTTAATTTTCTTCGTTTTAGGATGTGTTTGTCGCTGGTGCAGACACTACATCTACCATCTTAGAGTGGACAATGACTGAGCTCTTAAGGCACCCAATGGTGTTGAAGAAAGTGCAAGATGAAGCCAAAAACGTGGTTGGTAACAGAAAGAACATAACTGAAGATGATTTGGTTCACATGCACTACTTAAAAGCCGTGATTAAAGAAACACTTCGACTAAATCCACCAATTCCGTTACTAGTCCCACGAGAAAGCATGCAAGATATCAAACTGCAAGATTACAACATTGCTTCGGGAACACGAGTAATTGTGAACGCTTGGGCAATAGCAAGAGATCCTAAGTATTGGGACCGACCTGAGGAGTTCGCACCGGAGAGGTTCATGAATAATTATATAGACGTGAAAGGGAATGATTTCGAGTTGATTCCGTTCGGAGCAGGGAGAAGGGGCTGCCCGGGAACAATATTCGCCATGGTTATTGTTGAGATTGTGCTAGCCAACCTCCTTCACCAATTTGAATGGGTGTTACCAGAGGGTGTGGAAAGTTTGGACATGTCTGAAACAGTTGGCTTAACCATTTATAGAAAGGTTCCTCTTGTAGCCCTTGCAAGCCCAAAGAATTAAGTAGTTAGACAAGGGGATTTAANNATACTCGGTAATAATACTCTTTATTTCCCAGTTCTCACTTTGAAGgactaaaattttaaatatttaacttCAGAGTTTTGTATTTTCATAAAGACGGAGATGAAGCCACGTAACATCTTTATGTGTGTGGGGTTATCTACTTATCTATGATCTTTCAGGTATATTCAatgcatattttaattttttttaaacaaattgaTGTCACTTACTGTTCTTGTTGCGAGGGTTAcatgaaactggaggtcgatctcggacgagatttgCTGTGGTGATCAGAGCTGCCGTGTCcaacttgttggatctggtggccggagctgtcgtatcCGACCTGGTGGAACCGGTGGCCGAAGCTGTCGTGTTCGACCTGGTGGAACTGGTGGagctggagatgctgctgatcTTTCGTCACCGGaaggtggtggtacctacaagagactccgatgtttAAGTTAGTATGggttttaagcaggtttttagtagaatcagagtatgagttatacctaggtactccagtgtatttataatagtgtggagtgacctttctgcagatagttatcttatcttatcttttgagtgaagtca is from Arachis ipaensis cultivar K30076 chromosome B01, Araip1.1, whole genome shotgun sequence and encodes:
- the LOC107630860 gene encoding cytochrome P450 71A8 isoform X2; translated protein: MNPSEYWRQLRSICVLHLLSVKRVQSFRSVREEETQIMMEEVKHSTLPSVPIDLSQLFSMITNDILCRVTFGRKYGGESGKELKELFMEFTELLGSFVIGEFVPWLDWLTSVSGLYTRANRVATRFDKFLEEVVDHHVNRYPDDVTSNLDHVGSDSQGHNDFVDVLLFLQRTNATGFPIDRTVIKCLILDVFVAGADTTSTILEWTMTELLRHPMVLKKVQDEAKNVVGNRKNITEDDLVHMHYLKAVIKETLRLNPPIPLLVPRESMQDIKLQDYNIASGTRVIVNAWAIARDPKYWDRPEEFAPERFMNNYIDVKGNDFELIPFGAGRRGCPGTIFAMVIVEIVLANLLHQFEWVLPEGVESLDMSETVGLTIYRKVPLVALASPKN